The following are encoded together in the Halopseudomonas salegens genome:
- the rpmI gene encoding 50S ribosomal protein L35 gives MAKMKTKSGAAKRFKKTGNGLKHKHAFKSHILTKMSTKRKRQLRGTSQLAASDVQKVERMLRLR, from the coding sequence ATGGCAAAGATGAAGACGAAAAGTGGCGCTGCGAAGCGCTTCAAGAAAACCGGGAACGGTCTCAAGCACAAGCACGCTTTCAAGAGCCACATCCTGACCAAGATGAGCACCAAGCGTAAGCGTCAACTGCGTGGTACTTCGCAGCTGGCTGCTTCTGATGTGCAAAAAGTTGAGCGCATGTTGCGCCTCCGTTAA
- the pheS gene encoding phenylalanine--tRNA ligase subunit alpha has product MENLDALVAQALEAVQHAADVPALEQIRVQYLGKKGELTQVMKTLGNIPAEERPKVGAMVNAAKEQVSSELNARKADMEAAALNARLAAERVDVTLPGRGQVSGGLHPVTRTMERIEQIFAHVGYTVEEGPEVEDDYHNFEALNIPGHHPARAMHDTFYFNANTLLRTHTSPVQVRTMERSQPPIRIICPGRVYRCDSDQTHSPMFHQVEGLLIDEGVSFADLKGTIEQFLREFFEADLEVRFRPSFFPFTEPSAEVDIRRTVVKNGEEKADWLEVLGCGMVHPDVLRMSGIDPEKYQGFAFGMGVERLTMLRYGVGDLRIFFDNDLRFLEQFR; this is encoded by the coding sequence ATGGAAAATCTTGACGCCCTGGTCGCCCAGGCGCTGGAGGCGGTACAGCACGCTGCTGACGTCCCTGCGCTGGAGCAGATCCGCGTGCAGTATCTAGGCAAGAAGGGCGAACTGACTCAGGTGATGAAGACCCTGGGCAATATTCCGGCCGAAGAGCGCCCGAAGGTTGGCGCCATGGTCAATGCCGCCAAAGAACAAGTGTCCAGCGAGCTGAATGCGCGCAAGGCCGATATGGAAGCCGCTGCGCTGAATGCCAGACTGGCCGCCGAGCGGGTGGACGTGACCCTGCCGGGACGTGGTCAGGTGAGTGGTGGTCTGCACCCGGTCACCCGCACCATGGAGCGGATCGAACAGATTTTTGCCCACGTCGGTTATACCGTCGAGGAAGGTCCTGAAGTCGAGGACGATTATCACAATTTTGAAGCGCTCAACATTCCCGGCCACCACCCGGCGCGGGCAATGCACGATACCTTCTACTTCAATGCCAACACCTTGCTGCGCACGCATACCTCGCCGGTCCAGGTGCGCACCATGGAACGCTCGCAGCCGCCGATCCGGATCATTTGTCCGGGCCGTGTCTATCGCTGCGACTCGGATCAGACCCATTCGCCGATGTTCCATCAGGTTGAAGGCTTGCTGATCGATGAGGGTGTCAGCTTTGCGGATCTGAAAGGGACTATCGAGCAGTTTCTGCGTGAATTCTTCGAGGCTGATCTGGAAGTGCGCTTCCGGCCCTCGTTCTTTCCGTTTACTGAACCCTCGGCAGAGGTGGATATCCGCCGTACCGTGGTCAAGAACGGTGAAGAGAAGGCCGACTGGCTGGAAGTGTTGGGCTGCGGCATGGTGCATCCGGATGTATTGCGCATGTCTGGCATCGATCCGGAAAAATATCAGGGTTTTGCCTTCGGCATGGGCGTCGAGCGCCTGACCATGCTGCGCTACGGCGTGGGTGATCTGCGTATCTTCTTTGATAACGATCTGCGTTTTCTCGAGCAGTTTCGCTGA
- the pheT gene encoding phenylalanine--tRNA ligase subunit beta, with product MKFSEQWLRTWVNPQVTGDELVARLSMTGLEVDGVEPAAGAFSGVIVGEIVSTEQHPDADKLRVCQVSNGSEQFQVVCGAPNARPGIKVPFATVGAVLGEDFKIKKAKLRGVESFGMLCAASELQLSDDSDGLFELAADAPTGTCLREYLGLDDTIIDVDLTPNRGDCLSIAGLAREVAANYAENVCRPTIDPVPAVNEETRPVELLAPQACPRYVGRIVRNVDLSRPTPLWMVERLRRSDIRSIDPVVDITNYVMLELGQPMHAFDLKQIQGGIRVRMAEEGEKLTLLDGQELTLHSDNLVIADHERALAMAGVMGGEHSGVASDTTDLFLESAFFDTIAIAGKARAYGLHTDSSHRFERGVDWQLQREAMERATALILETVGGEPGPVIEQVANEHLPQVAHITLRDARIQQMLGMAIPASDVESYLHHLGLGVAKAIDGEWQVEVPSHRFDISLEIDLIEELARLYGYNRLPVSAPTAALNLQAQPEARGELPVLRRLLVARGYQEAITYSFIEPELSKQFDPEHEPLALANPISADMAVMRTSLLPGLSKALLHNQNRQQARVRLFESGLRFVPQAAGDLLQEPMLAGIACGARLPEGWANSGDKLDFFDLKGDVEAILGQGGALTSYRFEPAEHPALHPGQSARVMRGDTLVGWLGALHPQLVTALDLHGPVFAFELSLNVIKQGRLPAFAELSRFPEVRRDIALVVDQTVLAEDLLVNIRQQAGEHLKNLRLFDVYAGKGIDPHRKSLAIGLTLQHSSRTLTDEEVNAVMDKVLTSLEQGFNATLRK from the coding sequence ATGAAATTCAGTGAACAGTGGCTGCGGACCTGGGTAAATCCGCAGGTGACAGGCGATGAGCTGGTTGCCCGCTTGTCCATGACCGGGCTGGAAGTTGATGGCGTAGAGCCCGCTGCCGGCGCCTTCAGTGGCGTAATTGTCGGTGAGATCGTCAGTACCGAACAGCACCCGGATGCCGACAAGCTGCGCGTTTGCCAGGTCAGCAACGGCAGCGAGCAGTTCCAGGTGGTCTGCGGTGCCCCCAATGCACGCCCCGGCATCAAGGTACCCTTTGCCACCGTGGGCGCCGTATTGGGTGAAGACTTCAAGATCAAAAAGGCCAAGCTGCGCGGCGTGGAATCTTTCGGCATGCTCTGTGCCGCCTCGGAACTGCAACTGTCTGACGACAGCGACGGTCTGTTCGAGTTGGCTGCCGACGCACCCACTGGCACATGCCTGCGCGAATACCTCGGCCTCGACGATACCATTATCGATGTCGACCTGACGCCCAACCGGGGTGACTGCCTGTCGATCGCAGGTTTGGCCCGTGAAGTTGCTGCCAATTATGCAGAGAACGTCTGTCGCCCGACGATTGATCCGGTACCGGCGGTCAACGAAGAGACCCGTCCGGTCGAGTTGCTGGCCCCGCAGGCTTGCCCGCGCTATGTCGGCCGGATTGTGCGCAATGTTGACCTGTCGCGGCCAACGCCGTTGTGGATGGTTGAACGCCTGCGCCGCAGTGATATTCGCAGCATCGACCCGGTGGTGGATATCACCAACTACGTCATGCTGGAACTCGGTCAGCCGATGCATGCCTTTGACCTCAAGCAGATCCAGGGTGGCATTCGTGTGCGTATGGCCGAGGAGGGCGAAAAGCTGACTCTGCTTGATGGCCAGGAGCTCACGCTGCACAGTGACAATCTGGTGATTGCCGACCATGAACGCGCCCTGGCCATGGCCGGCGTTATGGGTGGCGAGCACAGCGGTGTTGCCAGCGATACCACCGACCTGTTCCTGGAAAGTGCTTTTTTCGACACCATTGCGATTGCCGGCAAGGCGCGCGCTTATGGCTTGCACACGGATTCTTCGCACCGTTTCGAGCGTGGTGTGGATTGGCAATTGCAGCGCGAAGCCATGGAGCGGGCAACCGCACTGATTCTCGAGACCGTTGGTGGTGAGCCGGGTCCGGTGATCGAACAGGTAGCCAACGAACACCTGCCGCAAGTGGCGCACATTACCCTGCGTGACGCGCGCATCCAGCAGATGCTCGGCATGGCGATCCCGGCGTCCGACGTGGAAAGCTATCTGCATCATCTGGGGCTTGGCGTGGCCAAGGCTATCGATGGTGAGTGGCAGGTTGAGGTGCCCAGTCACCGCTTTGATATCAGCCTGGAAATCGATCTGATCGAAGAGCTGGCCCGGCTGTACGGTTACAACCGCTTGCCGGTCAGTGCGCCGACGGCGGCTCTGAATCTGCAAGCACAGCCTGAAGCCCGTGGTGAATTGCCGGTATTGCGCCGCCTGCTGGTTGCCCGCGGTTACCAGGAAGCCATCACCTACAGCTTTATCGAGCCGGAGTTGAGCAAGCAGTTTGATCCTGAGCATGAGCCTTTGGCGCTGGCCAACCCGATTTCCGCCGACATGGCGGTGATGCGGACCAGCCTGTTGCCCGGCCTGAGCAAGGCACTGCTGCACAATCAGAACCGTCAACAGGCCCGTGTTCGTCTGTTTGAAAGTGGGCTGCGCTTTGTACCCCAGGCCGCTGGTGATTTGCTGCAGGAACCAATGCTGGCAGGCATAGCCTGTGGTGCTCGCTTGCCGGAAGGCTGGGCCAACAGTGGCGACAAACTGGATTTCTTTGATCTCAAGGGCGACGTCGAAGCAATACTGGGGCAGGGTGGTGCGCTGACCAGCTACCGTTTTGAACCCGCAGAGCATCCAGCACTGCATCCCGGCCAGAGCGCGCGTGTTATGCGTGGCGATACCCTGGTTGGCTGGCTGGGGGCGCTGCATCCACAGCTGGTTACGGCGCTGGACCTGCACGGCCCGGTGTTTGCGTTCGAGCTGAGTTTGAACGTGATCAAGCAGGGTCGCTTGCCTGCGTTTGCCGAATTGTCGCGTTTCCCCGAGGTGCGGCGGGACATTGCATTGGTTGTTGATCAGACAGTATTGGCCGAGGATTTGTTGGTCAATATTCGCCAACAGGCGGGAGAACACCTGAAAAATCTCAGGTTGTTTGACGTTTATGCAGGCAAAGGTATTGATCCGCATAGAAAAAGTCTGGCAATTGGCTTGACCTTGCAGCATTCCTCGCGCACTCTTACTGATGAAGAGGTGAATGCTGTCATGGACAAGGTACTCACGTCCCTGGAGCAAGGGTTCAATGCCACGCTAAGGAAATAA
- the rplT gene encoding 50S ribosomal protein L20: MARVKRGVTARKRHKKVLKLAKGYYGARSRVFRVAKQAVIKAGQYAYRDRKQRKRQFRALWIARINAGARQNGLSYSRLIAGLKKANVEIDRKVLADLAVNEKAAFTAIVEKAKASLA, translated from the coding sequence ATGGCTCGTGTCAAGCGTGGTGTTACGGCGCGTAAGCGTCACAAGAAAGTTCTGAAACTCGCCAAAGGCTATTACGGTGCGCGTTCGCGCGTTTTCCGCGTAGCCAAGCAGGCAGTCATCAAGGCAGGTCAGTACGCCTATCGTGACCGCAAGCAGCGCAAGCGTCAGTTCCGTGCCCTGTGGATTGCCCGTATCAATGCCGGTGCCCGTCAGAATGGTCTGTCTTACAGCCGTCTGATTGCCGGTCTGAAAAAGGCCAACGTTGAAATCGACCGCAAGGTTCTGGCCGATCTGGCTGTGAACGAAAAAGCGGCGTTTACCGCGATTGTCGAAAAAGCAAAGGCTAGCCTGGCTTAA
- the infC gene encoding translation initiation factor IF-3, producing the protein MTIKREMRQDKRAAQRPPINENITATEVRLIGADGEQIGIVSIQEAMTAAEEVKLDLVEISPDAEPPVCRIMDYGKHLFEKKKQQAAARKNQKQIQIKEVKFRPGTEEGDYKVKLRNLIRFLSDGDKAKVSLRFRGREMAHQELGMELLKRVEADLLEYGTVEQHPKMEGRQLMMILAPKKKK; encoded by the coding sequence ATAACGATTAAACGCGAGATGAGACAAGACAAAAGAGCCGCACAACGCCCGCCGATCAACGAAAACATCACGGCGACCGAAGTTCGCCTGATTGGCGCTGACGGTGAGCAAATCGGTATCGTGTCCATTCAGGAAGCCATGACCGCCGCAGAGGAGGTCAAGCTGGACCTGGTTGAAATCTCCCCTGATGCTGAGCCGCCTGTTTGCCGGATCATGGATTACGGCAAGCACCTGTTCGAGAAAAAGAAGCAGCAGGCTGCCGCGCGCAAGAATCAGAAACAGATTCAGATCAAAGAAGTAAAGTTTCGTCCAGGGACGGAAGAGGGAGACTACAAGGTTAAACTACGTAACCTTATCCGGTTTCTCTCTGATGGGGACAAGGCCAAGGTATCCTTGCGATTCCGAGGCCGCGAAATGGCGCATCAGGAGCTGGGCATGGAGCTGTTGAAACGGGTCGAAGCTGACCTGCTGGAATACGGCACTGTGGAACAGCACCCGAAGATGGAAGGTCGGCAGCTGATGATGATCCTCGCACCCAAGAAGAAAAAGTAA